In the genome of Cryptomeria japonica chromosome 8, Sugi_1.0, whole genome shotgun sequence, one region contains:
- the LOC131059395 gene encoding small ribosomal subunit protein uS2c, with the protein MTKKNWNINLKEMVKVGVHFGHETKKWNPKMAPYIFKERKDNHIINLTYTARFLSEACDFVFDGAKRRKQFMIVGTKHQTANAAKLAALATRCHYVNKKWLAGMLTNWFTTEARLEKFKNLMKKKNTGGFDGFTKKEVAILKRELNKLQEDLGGIRYMTKLPDIVIILDQKGEYTAIRECRTLGIPTIYLVDTDCDPDLVDIPIPANDDGRGPIRLILNKLILAIHTGRELYYKK; encoded by the coding sequence atgACGAAAAAAAATTGGAACATCAATTTGAAAGAGATGGTAAAAGTAGGAGTTCATTTTGGTCATGAGACCAAAAAATGGAATCCTAAAATGGCACCCTACATTTTTAAAGAACGTAAAGATAATCATATTATAAATTTAACTTACACCGCTCGTTTTTTATCAGAAGCCTGTGATTTTGTGTTTGATGGAGCAAAAAGACGAAAACAATTTATGATAGTTGGTACAAAACATCAAACAGCTAATGCTGCTAAATTAGCTGCTTTAGCAACTCGATGTCATTATGTAAATAAAAAATGGCTCGCGGGTATGTTAACTAATTGGTTTACTACAGAAGCAAgacttgaaaaattcaaaaatttaatgaaaaaaaaaaatacggGAGGATTTGATGGATTTACAAAAAAAGAAGTAGCAATACTCAAGAGAGAATTGAACAAATTGCAGGAAGATCTAGGGGGTATTAGATACATGACAAAATTGCCCGATATTGTAATAATTCTCGATCAAAAAGGAGAATATACTGCTATTCGGGAATGTAGAACTTTGGGTATTCCAACAATTTACTTAGTTGATACAGACTGTGACCCAGATCTCGTGGATATCCCAATCCCAGCCAATGATGATGGTAGAGGACCAATCCGCCTGAtcctaaataaattaattttagcaATTCACACGGGTAGAGAATTGTACTATAAAAagtga